The DNA sequence TTTTTTCTTGTTGAGAACGATATCGCCCCCATCATAGTTTTCGATGAGTTGTGGCTTCACGTTTTTTCCAGAAAAGTCGGGTGAGGTGTCAAAATGGGAGATAAAACCAATAGTGGGTGCCTTTTTTTCTGTATTGGAGGGTAGCGTGGCCATGATATAGGCGCGCTCGTCAATCGATACTTCCTGCATACCGATCTGGTGCAGCTCCAGCACCAGTTTTTTGGCCAAATTCCACTGTTTTTCAGTGCTGGGCGTGGTCTCTGATTTTGGGTCACTCTGGGTATCAATGGCTACAAAATCCAAAAATCTGGGCAATAATTTATCCATGGAGATGTATTTGGTCAAAAATAGGATTTATTCAAACGGATATTTTATAAAAATCAACTTCAAACCCTTACCTTAAGTTTTTAATTGCAGACGGCATGATGAAAAAAGTAACGCTTGCCCCATTTTTTGTATTGACACTTTCCCTGGCGGCACAACAAGATTGCTTTTTGGGTGTTGGAAGTAACAGTGATGACAAAATCATTGAGGTTTTTAAGTTGACCGAAACCCAAATCGAGAAAATGAAAAATTGGGGTGCCGAGCTCCAATATCGCAACAGCCTATTAGAGGATCAGGCAAAACGGCTACTTGGCAGACATGCCCAGAGCTCTCCTGAAGATTTGACCAAAATGTCTTATGAGTACAAACATTTGATGGATAGCATGCAGCAAAACATGCGAATGATCGATCAGCGCATGCTTTCCCTATTTGACGACAGACAGTATAAACTGTACATGAAACTTTGTGAAGAAGTGATCCGCACCCCGATTTTTGTCAATCGACAGGTTAACGAAAATTAGGCATTATGCTACTTATTGGTTGGCAGAGTTTATATTTTTGTTGAAAATCTTTCTGAATGTATAAATTCTTGGTGCGTCCCCTTCTTTTTTTACTGGATGCCGAATCTGCCCACCATTTTTCCTTCTTTACCATTCGGATGTTATCAAAACTTGGTTTTTCCGGTGTTTTCAGAAGAATCTATTGTGTTGACGACCCAAGGCTTCAAAGACAGGTGTTTGGTCTGCAGTTCAAGAATCCGGTAGGGTTGGCCGCAGGTTTTGATAAAGATGCCAGGCTCTATAACGAACTGTCAGATTTTGGTTTTGGCTTTGTTGAAATCGGCACGCTGACCCCAAAGCCGCAGCCTGGCAATCCGAAGAAAAGATTATTTCGGCTTAAAGAAGATAAGGCCATCATCAACCGCATGGGGTTCAATAATGCCGGGGTGTTTGATTCAGTCGAGCGTTTAAAAAAGAAGCATCGGGTGTTGATTGGGGGCAATATTGGCAAGAACAAGGTAACCCCGAACAAAAAGGCAACAAAAGATTACCTTATCTGCTTTGATGCATTGTTCGAGCACGTCGATTATTTTGTGGTCAACGTCAGCTCTCCGAATACCCCCGGTCTACGTGAATTGCAAGAAAAAGAACCTTTGATGCAGTTGCTGAACCAAATGAAGCGTGAGAACGAGAAATATGCGGCGAAATTTGGAACGCTTGAAAAACCTATTCTATTAAAAATAGCTCCAGATCTTTCTGATGAACAATTGATGGATATCATTTACATCATAAAGGCGACCAAAATAGACGGTGTGATCGCCACCAATACGACCATCGACCGTAAAGGGTTGAAATCGCATTTGACCTTGGTAGAGGAAAAAGGTGGGCTGAGTGGCAGGCCATTGGCCAAAAGAAGTACCGAGGTCATTCGTTTTTTGGCAGAAAAGAGCAATAATGCTTTTCCCATTATCGGGGTTGGAGGGATACATTCTGCAGAAGATGCCCTTGAAAAACTTGACGCAGGTGCCGATCTGGTGCAGCTTTACACAGGGTTTGTCTATGAAGGGCCAAGTTTGGTGAAGAAGATCAATAAGGCTATTTTAGACCGGTCATAGCCTTTCTACCTTGAATTACGAGATACTTGCAGCATTTGTAACGGCCTCGGCCGTTTTGGCCATTTCACCTGGTCCCGATAATATCTTTGTGCTGACACAAAGTGTTTCTTATGGAAAAAAGTATGGCCTTGCCACCGTTGCGGGGCTGGTCAGTGGCTGTATCGTACATACCACCTTATTGGCCTTTGGAGTTTCTGCACTTATCAACAAAAGCGATACATTATTTTGGATTATCAAACTCTTTGGTGCGGCCTACCTTCTTTTTTTGGCCTACAAGGTTTTTAGGTCTGAGGGTGAGATTGAGATTTCGAACAACGCTGTTTCCAAAAAAGGGTTGAAGGATCTTTTTGTAAAAGGATTTACGATGAATGTCCTCAATCCGAAAGTGACGATCTTCTTTTTGGCCTTTTTTCCAGGTTTTTTGTTCAGTGATACCTTAAATACTGTTTGGCAGTTCTATATATTGGGGTTGCTTTTTATGGTGGTCACTTTTATCGTTTTTGGAGCCATTGCCATACTGGCAGGCAATATATCAACGTATACCAAGAAAAATCCGAGCACAGTGGTTTTTTTCAAATGGTTGCAAATTGTGGTATTTGTAGGTATTGCCCTGTACCTCTTACTATCTGATAAATAGTGGTAATTTTGAGGCATCCCATGTCAAATGTGAAACTCATAGAATGTCCACGTGATGCCATGCAAGGCATCAAGACCTTTATTCCCACTGAAGAAAAGGCACGGTATATTCAGTCACTCCTGGGTTGTGGTTTTGACACTATCGACTTTGGTAGTTTTGTATCGCCCAGGGCCATTCCGCAAATGGCCGATACTGCTGAAGTATTGCAACGGCTCGATCTTTCAAAGACCAAGAGCAGGTTGTTGGCCATTGTGGCCAATGTGCGGGGCGCAAACGATGCGGTTATGCACAAACCGATTGATTATTTGGGCTATCCCTTTTCGATATCCGAGAACTTTCAAATGCGTAATACGCATAAGACCATAGCCCAATCGGTAGATACCTTAAAAGAGATTTTAGAGATTGCCAATAGGGCCGATAAAGAAGTGGTCACTTATATCTCGATGGGCTTTGGCAACCCATATGGTGATCCGTGGGATGTTGAGATAGTGGGGGAGTGGACAGAGAAACTGGCAGCTATGGGCGTAAAGATACTTTCGTTGTCTGATACCATAGGGAGCTCGACCCCTCAGGTCATCGATTATTTGTTCTCAAATTTGATTCCCAGATATCCCAATATAGAGTTCGGCGCGCATTTGCATACCACGCCCACCAAATGGCACGAGAAGGTCGATGCGGCTTATAAAGCGGGCTGTCGGCGATTTGATGGGGCCGTACAGGGTTTTGGGGGCTGTCCCATGGCCAAAGATGAACTTACGGGCAACATGCCCACTGAAAAGATACTCTCGTATTTTACGGCTGCGAAGGTAGAGACAAATGCAAATTGGATGGCCTTTGAAGCAGCTTATAATAAAGCAACGGAACTATTCAGTGTTTATCACTAAAAAACCCCTGATACAATAGGGCAATCTATTTATTCTAAAAATCAGTATCGCAGTTCCAATCCTGCATAAATCCCGAAAGGATGACCGGGTCGAAGTCCGGCTGGGACCCTTGCCACGGCATAGGTTTCATCGAATAAGTTGATAACATTTGCAGTGATGGCGATATTCTTGCCCAGTCTATATTTTCCAGCCAAGTCAAAGATGAAATTTGAGTCTACCCGTTCATCGGCAGGGATATTTCCCGAACCAGCTTGTGTTCTGAATTCCCCGTTGTATCGGGCACTTAAATTGATTTCATATTTCGAGTGCTCAAGAGAAATTGTAGTGTTGAACTGATGTTTCGCTATATAGGGCAGTTCATCACCGGCATTTACTTCGCCCCAAATGTCGTTTTCGCTACCAAAACTGTTCAAGAATTCAGTATCGGTAAATGTATAACCGAAAGTTACTGGAAGAATGAAGTTTTCTGCATTGGGCAGCAGATTATAGTTTAACAGCACCTCAATTCCCTGAACCTTGACTTCGCCCGCATTGAATTGATCCAAAGAACCAGTACCGCCCGTGGCGGCCAGGTCGCTGCCCAAAAGGTTGCTATAATCATTATAGAAGCCCACTACTTCTCCTGTAAACCC is a window from the Muricauda sp. SCSIO 65647 genome containing:
- a CDS encoding quinone-dependent dihydroorotate dehydrogenase, whose amino-acid sequence is MYKFLVRPLLFLLDAESAHHFSFFTIRMLSKLGFSGVFRRIYCVDDPRLQRQVFGLQFKNPVGLAAGFDKDARLYNELSDFGFGFVEIGTLTPKPQPGNPKKRLFRLKEDKAIINRMGFNNAGVFDSVERLKKKHRVLIGGNIGKNKVTPNKKATKDYLICFDALFEHVDYFVVNVSSPNTPGLRELQEKEPLMQLLNQMKRENEKYAAKFGTLEKPILLKIAPDLSDEQLMDIIYIIKATKIDGVIATNTTIDRKGLKSHLTLVEEKGGLSGRPLAKRSTEVIRFLAEKSNNAFPIIGVGGIHSAEDALEKLDAGADLVQLYTGFVYEGPSLVKKINKAILDRS
- a CDS encoding LysE family translocator, whose product is MNYEILAAFVTASAVLAISPGPDNIFVLTQSVSYGKKYGLATVAGLVSGCIVHTTLLAFGVSALINKSDTLFWIIKLFGAAYLLFLAYKVFRSEGEIEISNNAVSKKGLKDLFVKGFTMNVLNPKVTIFFLAFFPGFLFSDTLNTVWQFYILGLLFMVVTFIVFGAIAILAGNISTYTKKNPSTVVFFKWLQIVVFVGIALYLLLSDK
- a CDS encoding hydroxymethylglutaryl-CoA lyase translates to MSNVKLIECPRDAMQGIKTFIPTEEKARYIQSLLGCGFDTIDFGSFVSPRAIPQMADTAEVLQRLDLSKTKSRLLAIVANVRGANDAVMHKPIDYLGYPFSISENFQMRNTHKTIAQSVDTLKEILEIANRADKEVVTYISMGFGNPYGDPWDVEIVGEWTEKLAAMGVKILSLSDTIGSSTPQVIDYLFSNLIPRYPNIEFGAHLHTTPTKWHEKVDAAYKAGCRRFDGAVQGFGGCPMAKDELTGNMPTEKILSYFTAAKVETNANWMAFEAAYNKATELFSVYH